AGCCTGTCCCGTAGTGATCTCTCCGGTGACAGGAAGGTTTAACTGTCCGATTTTTTCTTCCAGCGTCATTTTATTCATCAATACGTCGATGAAACGATCCATATCCTGTGGTGACTTTTGTGCCGACGCGGTTAGAAAACCTGCGGCAAACAACAGAATGGATAGACTTAACTTTTTGTATATCATATTATTATAGTTGATTTTATCTCTATTCATATAAAGTCCTCCTGATGCGTTGGATGTTCGGCACCGAGGAGGACATTGTTCGGCACCGAGGAACTTTCTTATTGGTAGTCGGGGCTCTGTACTAACACTCCCTTAGACTTGTCGATCTCTGTCTGCGGCAGTGGAAGCAGTGCGTTCTTGTCCTGATAATTGGTTTTACCGGCTGCGTGCAACACTTCTTTTGCAATGCCCCAACGAACGAGGTCGTAGAAGCGGTCGAATTCCAACCCTAATTCCACACGGCGTTCGTGGCGGATGGCCTCACGCAATTCTCCCTGATCGGTAGTCGTCACTTTTGGCAATATATTGCTATTGGTGCCTCTGGCGCGTGCGCGTACTTTTTCCAAATAGTCGATTGCTTCACCCGGAATACCTTTTTCATTAGCTGATTCGGCTCCCATCAGAAGTACATCTGCGTAGCGGATCAGACGAATGTTTACCCAATAACCTTTATTGGTATATTCTTTACGTAATGCCGGGTCGGTATAGGCTTTCTTATTGAAGTAAGCACCCATTGCCGGGGAAACCGGAGACTCACCGTATGGTTCGTTGGTGTTTTCCGGAGTGATAGGCTCGCTGTCCGAGTGGCGGAAGTAGAGTAGGGTAGAGTTTTTGCGTGGATCACCCTGTTCGTATGCTTGCGCCATATACTCTGTTGCCATGTGCCATCCCCAGCCCAAGTCCCATTGACCTGCTCCGCGTACACCTTGTACTTCACAGAACTGGCTACCGATAACATCGCTTTGAGGAAGAGCGGCAGTAGCTGTACATTGCAACTCGAATATAGACCCTCCGTTATTTTCACCATCATCCGTGAAAATCTCATTATACGGAGTCTTTAAGTTGTAGAGCCCCTTTTTGATGACATCGGTGGAGGCTGTGTACATATTGTTCCAGTCGTTGCGCATCATATAAGTACGTGCGTGTAAGGAACGGGCGGCTCCCCAAGTCAGTCGTCCGGTGTATTCGGTATTCCATGTTTCCGGCAATGACTCTTCTGCTGTTTTCAGGTCCTTGTCGATCTGTTCATAGATTTTATCAGCACTTGTCTTCGGGATATTGGCTTCTGAAGCATCGTTGATTTTATAAGTCACCAAAGGAACTTCGCCGAAAGCTCTTACCAGATTGAAGTAGCAATAAGCACGGAAGAAAGAGGCCTCTCCCTTATTGATGATGTCTTCAGTTTCTGTTTGTCCGGCTGTTTCTTTTGCTGCAATGGCATCAAGAATCTCATTACATTGGTAGATGATGGCATAATTCTGTCCCCAATAAGCACCCAGTAGGCCGTTGGTCGGTGTATACACAAAATCATCATACATTTCGGCTACATCAGAGCCATCGCTGGCAAT
The Bacteroides caecimuris DNA segment above includes these coding regions:
- a CDS encoding RagB/SusD family nutrient uptake outer membrane protein → MKLNKYIFAALITSTTLFLGSCSDFLDRSPQGQFTEDDNPNALVNGKIYNVYTMMRNYNVTAGPPAFAIHCFRSEDSEKGSIASDGSDVAEMYDDFVYTPTNGLLGAYWGQNYAIIYQCNEILDAIAAKETAGQTETEDIINKGEASFFRAYCYFNLVRAFGEVPLVTYKINDASEANIPKTSADKIYEQIDKDLKTAEESLPETWNTEYTGRLTWGAARSLHARTYMMRNDWNNMYTASTDVIKKGLYNLKTPYNEIFTDDGENNGGSIFELQCTATAALPQSDVIGSQFCEVQGVRGAGQWDLGWGWHMATEYMAQAYEQGDPRKNSTLLYFRHSDSEPITPENTNEPYGESPVSPAMGAYFNKKAYTDPALRKEYTNKGYWVNIRLIRYADVLLMGAESANEKGIPGEAIDYLEKVRARARGTNSNILPKVTTTDQGELREAIRHERRVELGLEFDRFYDLVRWGIAKEVLHAAGKTNYQDKNALLPLPQTEIDKSKGVLVQSPDYQ